The Montipora capricornis isolate CH-2021 chromosome 6, ASM3666992v2, whole genome shotgun sequence genome has a window encoding:
- the LOC138053840 gene encoding uncharacterized protein, whose translation MRSWTITLHVRTSAGNQKIGPLIIKRGILQGDAFCVKLFTLCLNPIAWYVRGTEGYSLSHAKNTKITHCLFVDDLKTCHKSSAWATTLTNRLEGMFGDIGLDWGIRKCAAIHIKGGKLQNTENLPLTSGSQIPVLGEEDHYKFLGKIQNVNQLDKQVFEQASQEYLRRLAAIWTSPLSIPRKVKVTNTFAYPVLQYYMWSSEWAVEDLQELDRKARAVIAQNKGKHISESNPTLYLSADLGGRGLKEIEIQYKVTKIKTAHYTMTSKDPHIEVVRTFQDFKEAKKSRSVIKDAKTYAQQLNVDVTFDEQHKSTSVTMGEKETVFKISSPK comes from the coding sequence ATGAGGAGCTGGACGATCACTCTACATGTAAGAACAAGTGCAGGTAACCAGAAAATTGGTCCCCTTATAATAAAGCGAGGTATACTCCAAGGTGACGCATTCTGTGTTAAGCTCTTTACTCTCTGCCTCAACCCAATCGCTTGGTACGTCAGAGGAACAGAAGGGTACAGCCTTTCACATGCAAAGAACACAAAGATAACGCATTGCCTTTTTGTGGACGACCTGAAGACTTGTCACAAAAGTTCAGCCTGGGCAACCACTTTGACAAATAGACTTGAAGGCATGTTTGGTGATATAGGCCTAGACTGGGGAATTCGAAAGTGCGCCGCAATCCACatcaagggtggaaagctccaGAATACCGAAAACCTACCCCTTACAAGCGGTAGCCAAATACCAGTACTAGGAGAAGAAGACCACTACAAATTTCTCGGTAAGATACAGAATGTCAACCAATTAGACAAACAGGTGTTTGAGCAGGCCAGTCAAGAGTACTTAAGAAGACTAGCAGCTATATGGACCTCCCCACTCTCCATTCCAAGAAAAGTAAAGGTCACAAACACGTTTGCTTACCCAGTTCTCCAATATTATATGTGGTCAAGTGAATGGGCGGTAGAAGACCTACAAGAACTGGACAGAAAGGCCCGAGCAGTAATAGcacagaacaaaggcaagcacaTCTCTGAGTCGAACCCGACCTTATACCTATCAGCAGATTTAGGCGGGAGAGGCTTAAAAGAAATAGAGATACAGTATAAAGTTACGAAGATAAAGACCGCACACTACACCATGACCAGTAAAGATCCCCATATAGAAGTAGTGAGGACCTTTCAGGACTTCAAGGAAGCAAAAAAGAGTAGATCAGTGATAAAAGATGCCAAGACTTACGCCCAGCAATTAAACGTAGATGTAACATTCGACGAACAGCACAAATCCACCTCAGTAACAATGGGTGAGAAGGAAACTGTGTTCAAGATCAGTAGTCCAAAGTAA